In the genome of Raphanus sativus cultivar WK10039 chromosome 4, ASM80110v3, whole genome shotgun sequence, one region contains:
- the LOC108850013 gene encoding U-box domain-containing protein 35-like — MSSSTEHIALPPLHPPPPPSSHAVYVALSGSRKSKYVVTWALEKFAPEGNVGFKLLHIHPRITSVPTPMGNTIPISEVREDVVTAYRQEILCQSEQVLTPFKKMFEKRKVAVEVLVIESNNVAAAIAEEVTRNPTERLVIGSSSRRFFSRRVDMCSAISASMPNFCTVYVVSKGKLSSVRPGYLDANATSKDDSSGRTDSFISGSSRRTSESTDGTSSACDSPSRSLSLSVRRLQHLSTNARQASAQMETNSVGSEVTKCMSMDVSSINKSSMGTKSPSSTPGLGNNEERKNLMSSSSSNLGHGNATHSTASQQAYSMCDNISEQSFTSNQVNLSFEVDKLKAELRHIQEMYAVAQTEIFDASLKLGELNQRRLEEARKLEEIKLKEYEARELAEKEKQNFEKARRDVESMREKVEKEVAQRREAERKAIRDAQEKEKLEGNLGSPQLQYQHFTWEEIVAATSSFSEEMKIGMGACGAVYKCNMHHTTAAVKVLHSPESRLSKEFQQELEILSKIRHPHLVLLLGACPEQGALVYEYMENGNLEDRLFQVNNTPPLPWFERVRIAWEVAAALVFLHKSKPKPIIHRDLKPAKILLDHNLVSKVGDVGLSTMVQVDHLSTKYTIYKQTIPVGTLSYMDPEYQRTGMISSKSDVYSFGIILLQLLTAKPPMALTHFVESAMDSNDGFLKILDQKAGNWPVEETRELTALALCCTELRGKDRPDLKDQVLPALENLKRVAEKARHSISGVYIQPPNHFICPLLKDVMNEPCVAADGYTYDRRAIEEWFEKHDTSPMTNSPLNNKNLLPNYTLYTAIMEWRSSLN, encoded by the exons ATGAGTAGCTCAACTGAACATATTGCCCTTCCTCctcttcatcctcctcctcctccttcatcTCACGCCGTCTACGTGGCTCTTAGTGGGAGCAGGAAAAGCAAATATGTAGTTACATGGGCTCTCGAAAAATTTGCTCCTGAAGGAAATGTTGGCTTCAAGCTACTTCACATCCATCCAAGGATTACTTCTGTACCTACACCAA TGGGAAATACAATCCCTATTTCCGAGGTACGAGAGGATGTGGTAACCGCATACAGACAGGAAATACTGTGCCAGTCTGAACAAGTGCTTACACCTTTCAAGAAAATGTTCGAGAAGAGAAAG GTTGCAGTAGAAGTTCTTGTGATCGAATCAAATAATGTGGCAGCCGCTATAGCTGAAGAAGTTACTCGGAATCCAACAGAGAGACTTGTCATTGGAAGCTCATCCCGTAGATTTTTCTCAAG GAGAGTTGATATGTGCTCCGCCATATCAGCTTCGATGCCCAACTTTTGTACAGTCTATGTTGTTTCAAAAGGAAAATTGTCAAGCGTCCGGCCAGGATACTTAGACGCAAATGCAACATCAAAAGATGATAGTAGTGGAAGAACTGACTCCTTCATCAGCGGTTCTTCCCGTCGCACCTCAG AATCAACAGATGGAACTTCAAGTGCATGTGACTCTCCATCTCGTTCTCTATCCCTTTCGGTAAGGAGATTGCAACATTTATCGACTAATGCAAGACAAGCATCAGCTCAAATGGAAACGAATTCTGTCGGCTCGGAAGTAACCAAGTGCATGTCTATGGATGTTTCAAGTATCAATAAAAGCAGCATGGGTACTAAATCACCTTCGAGTACTCCAGGGTTAGGAAATAATGAGGAAAGAAAAAACCTAATGAGTTCTTCTTCTAGCAACCTTGGACATGGGAATGCCACTCACTCTACGGCTTCTCAACAAGCTTACAGCATGTGTGATAATATAAGTGAACAATCTTTCACAAGTAACCAG GTAAACCTAAGCTTTGAGGTTGATAAGTTGAAAGCTGAGCTTAGACACATTCAAGAAATGTATGCCGTTGCTCAAACCGAAATCTTTGATGCTTCTCTAAAG CTTGGTGAGCTTAACCAACGCCGGTTAGAAGAAGCGAGAAAGCTTGAAGAGATAAAGCTAAAGGAGTACGAAGCTCGAGAGTTAGCAGAAAAGGAGAAGCAGAACTTTGAAAAGGCGAGGAGGGATGTAGAGAGCATGAGAGAAAAAGTGGAGAAAGAAGTTGCACAGAGAAGAGAAGCTGAGAGGAAAGCCATACGTGATGctcaagagaaagagaagctTGAAGGCAATCTTGGCTCTCCTCAGCTGCAATATCAACACTTCACTTGGGAAGAAATTGTGGCTGCCACTTCATCTTTCTCGGAGGAGATGAAGATCGGAATGGGAGCTTGTGGAGCTGTTTACAAGTGTAACATGCATCATACAACCGCAGCTGTTAAAGTTTTGCATTCCCCGGAAAGTCGTCTGTCCAAAGAGTTCCAACAAGAG CTCGAAATCTTGAGTAAGATTCGGCATCCTCACTTGGTTCTCCTTCTAGGAGCATGCCCGGAGCAAGGAGCTTTAGTTTATGAGTACATGGAAAACGGTAACTTGGAGGACAGGCTATTCCAGGTCAACAACACTCCACCACTCCCTTGGTTTGAGAGGGTTAGGATCGCTTGGGAAGTCGCAGCGGCTCTCGTCTTCCTCCACAAATCAAAGCCCAAACCGATCATTCACCGTGATCtaaaacccgcaaaaatctTACTCGATCATAACTTAGTCAGCAAAGTTGGAGACGTTGGACTCTCAACGATGGTTCAAGTCGACCATTTATCAACTAAGTACACTATATACAAACAAACAATCCCTGTGGGAACGTTAAGTTATATGGACCCTGAGTATCAACGCACGGGAATGATATCGTCTAAGTCAGATGTCTATTCATTTGGAATAATACTTCTTCAGCTTCTCACAGCAAAACCACCTATGGCGTTGACACACTTCGTTGAGAGTGCAATGGATAGTAACGATGGGTTTCTCAAGATCTTAGATCAGAAAGCGGGTAACTGGCCTGTTGAAGAGACCCGTGAGTTGACTGCATTGGCTTTGTGTTGCACAGAGTTACGCGGGAAGGATAGGCCTGATTTAAAAGACCAGGTTCTTCCGGCGTTAGAGAACTTGAAAAGAGTAGCTGAGAAAGCAAGGCATTCAATCTCCGGGGTGTACATACAGCCTCCAAATCATTTCATCTGCCCCTTGCTCAAG GACGTGATGAACGAGCCATGCGTTGCAGCTGACGGATACACATATGACCGTCGCGCGATAGAAGAGTGGTTTGAGAAGCACGACACGTCGCCGATGACTAATTCACCCTTAAATAACAAGAACCTATTGCCCAACTATACTCTTTATACAGCCATCATGGAGTGGAGGTCTAGCCTAAATTAA
- the LOC108853163 gene encoding oleosin Bn-V → MTDTARTHHDITTRDQYPMIGRDRDQYGMIGRDRDQYGMIGRDQYNMSGQNYSKSRQIAKAATAVTAGGSLLVLSSLTLVGTVIALIVATPLLVIFSPILVPALITVALLITGFLSSGGFGIAAITVFSWIYKYATGEHPQGSDKLDSARMKLGSKAQDMKDRAHYYGQQHTGGEHDRDRDQRTDRDRTRGTQHTT, encoded by the exons ATGACGGATACAGCTAGAACCCATCACGATATCACCACTCGAGACCAGTATCCGATGATTGGCCGTGACCGAGACCAGTATGGGATGATTGGCCGAGACCGAGACCAGTATGGGATGATTGGCCGGGACCAGTACAATATGTCCGGCCAAAACTACTCCAAGTCTAGGCAGATTGCTAAAGCTGCCACTGCAGTCACCGCTGGTGGATCTCTCCTTGTACTCTCCAGTCTCACCCTTGTGGGAACGGTCATTGCATTGATTGTTGCCACTCCACTGCTTGTTATCTTTAGCCCGATCCTTGTCCCCGCTCTCATCACTGTAGCACTGCTCATCACCGGTTTTCTCTCCTCTGGTGGGTTTGGCATTGCAGCTATAACTGTCTTCTCTTGGATCTACAA GTATGCAACGGGAGAGCACCCACAAGGGTCAGATAAGTTGGACAGTGCAAGGATGAAGCTGGGAAGCAAGGCTCAGGATATGAAGGACAGAGCTCACTACTATGGACAACAACATACAGGTGGGGAACACGACCGTGACCGTGACCAACGCACCGACCGTGACCGCACACGTGGAACCCAACACACTACTTAA